The following are encoded together in the Myxococcus virescens genome:
- a CDS encoding cell envelope biogenesis protein TolA, translated as MTNESVNPQLTDDVSPSPAEAGLAPTPRRRTATKRKSASRTGSTRKSARKATTKRGTPRAKKTAARGKTTTRKSATRKSATRATGRGARKATTRKTGTAGRTARKTGTRGTATKRTTTRGGARKSPARRTTRR; from the coding sequence ATGACGAACGAGTCCGTCAATCCGCAGCTGACCGACGATGTCTCTCCCTCCCCGGCGGAGGCGGGCCTCGCGCCCACGCCGCGGCGCCGCACCGCCACGAAGCGCAAGAGCGCTTCACGGACGGGCAGCACGCGGAAGTCCGCGCGCAAGGCCACCACCAAGCGGGGGACTCCGCGCGCGAAGAAGACGGCGGCACGCGGGAAGACGACCACCCGCAAGTCCGCTACGCGCAAGTCCGCCACGCGTGCCACCGGCCGCGGCGCGCGCAAGGCCACCACGCGGAAGACGGGGACGGCGGGACGGACCGCCCGCAAGACGGGGACGCGCGGCACCGCGACGAAGCGGACCACCACGCGTGGCGGCGCCCGGAAGTCGCCGGCCCGGCGCACGACGCGCCGCTGA
- a CDS encoding 4a-hydroxytetrahydrobiopterin dehydratase gives MASKPTLLAPEALQSFLSQHTEWKHEGGMIRRTFEAPTFLAGIAFVEQVAQAAEKADHHPDIDIRWRKVTLALVTHDAGGLTARDTALAAEADRLFTEATRAR, from the coding sequence ATGGCTTCCAAACCCACGCTGCTCGCACCCGAGGCGCTCCAGTCCTTCCTCTCGCAGCACACCGAGTGGAAGCACGAGGGCGGGATGATTCGCCGCACCTTCGAGGCCCCCACCTTCCTCGCCGGCATCGCCTTCGTGGAGCAGGTGGCGCAGGCGGCGGAGAAGGCGGACCACCACCCGGACATCGACATCCGCTGGCGCAAGGTGACGCTGGCGCTCGTCACCCACGACGCCGGGGGCCTCACCGCCCGCGACACCGCACTGGCCGCCGAGGCGGACCGTCTCTTCACGGAGGCCACGCGCGCTCGGTGA
- a CDS encoding pyridoxal phosphate-dependent decarboxylase family protein, translating to MTDFRARIAAAYDADTFRRESHQLMDMLSDYLARTTRAEGPVLPWAAPAVNVDRFAAAFPEAPTGDFADLITRVLSGSNHLHHPRYVGHQVTAPVPLAALCDAVSSLLNNGMAVYEMGPVSTAMERNVLRWMAARLGLPETTDGVLTSGGSLGNLTALLAARQAKAGYDAWNSGAHAGPPLTVLAAQTTHYSLARATRIMGFGEGGVTPVPVDEHFRLRPEALDAALDSATRAGRKPIAVVANAGSTATGAFDPLEPVADFCERHGLWFHVDGAHGASAVLSPAHRHLVRGIDRADSVVWDAHKGLLMPALVTAVLFRDGARSFESFSQEASYIFHGDAERPWSDVALRTLECTKEMMALKVYACLAVLGTRLFSDAVTESYEQTRRFAQRLAAASDFEVAVPPECNILCFRHTPAHVPAEQWDTLQTKLRERLVTRGDFYLVQTKLPRGVYLRVTLINPLTTDADLDALMDTLRAAALR from the coding sequence ATGACGGACTTTCGAGCGCGAATCGCCGCCGCCTACGACGCTGACACCTTCCGCCGTGAATCCCACCAGCTGATGGACATGCTCTCCGACTACCTCGCGCGCACCACCCGCGCCGAAGGTCCCGTGCTCCCCTGGGCTGCCCCCGCGGTGAACGTGGACCGCTTCGCCGCGGCCTTCCCCGAAGCGCCCACGGGCGACTTCGCGGACCTCATCACCCGCGTGCTCTCCGGCTCCAACCACCTGCACCACCCACGCTACGTGGGACACCAGGTGACGGCCCCCGTGCCGCTGGCCGCCCTGTGCGACGCGGTGTCCTCCCTGCTCAACAACGGCATGGCCGTATACGAGATGGGCCCCGTCTCCACCGCCATGGAGCGCAACGTCCTGCGCTGGATGGCCGCGCGGCTCGGCCTGCCCGAAACAACCGACGGCGTGCTCACCTCCGGCGGCTCCCTGGGCAACCTCACCGCCCTGCTCGCCGCGCGGCAGGCCAAGGCCGGCTACGACGCATGGAACAGCGGCGCCCACGCCGGCCCGCCCCTCACCGTGCTGGCCGCCCAGACGACGCACTACAGCCTCGCCCGCGCCACCCGCATCATGGGCTTCGGCGAAGGCGGCGTGACGCCCGTCCCCGTGGACGAACACTTCCGCCTGCGCCCCGAAGCACTCGACGCCGCGCTCGATTCCGCCACGCGCGCGGGACGCAAGCCCATCGCCGTGGTGGCCAACGCCGGCTCCACCGCCACCGGCGCCTTCGACCCACTGGAACCCGTGGCCGACTTCTGCGAACGCCACGGCCTCTGGTTCCACGTCGACGGCGCGCACGGCGCCTCCGCCGTCCTCAGCCCCGCCCACCGGCACCTCGTGCGCGGCATCGACCGGGCGGACTCCGTGGTGTGGGACGCCCACAAGGGGCTGCTGATGCCCGCGCTGGTGACGGCCGTCCTCTTCCGCGATGGCGCCCGCTCCTTCGAGTCCTTCTCCCAGGAGGCCAGCTACATCTTCCACGGCGACGCGGAGCGCCCCTGGAGCGACGTGGCCCTGCGCACCCTGGAGTGCACCAAGGAGATGATGGCCCTCAAGGTGTACGCCTGCCTCGCCGTGCTGGGCACCCGGCTCTTCTCCGACGCGGTGACGGAGTCCTACGAGCAGACCCGCCGCTTCGCCCAGCGCCTCGCCGCCGCCAGCGACTTCGAGGTCGCCGTGCCGCCCGAGTGCAACATCCTCTGCTTCCGCCACACGCCCGCGCACGTCCCCGCCGAGCAGTGGGACACCCTCCAGACGAAGCTGCGCGAGCGCCTGGTGACTCGCGGAGATTTCTACCTGGTGCAGACAAAGCTGCCCCGAGGCGTCTATCTCCGTGTCACCCTCATCAACCCGCTCACCACCGACGCGGACCTGGACGCCCTCATGGACACGCTCCGGGCCGCGGCGCTCCGCTGA
- the dapE gene encoding succinyl-diaminopimelate desuccinylase, translating into MASIDLATRLARTTLELCRIPSPITQEGPIADHVERWALQHFPREEVFRVGHTLLLGKLEDARPTVALIGHLDTVPAHPSDAGREARIEGERVFGLGASDMKGGLAVMMALAEDLRRDTLPVNLAFLFYEREEGAYAESGLIPLYEKRPDLAKVRFGIAMEPTDSVVQVGCVGSMQVTVRFTGRSAHSARPWQGENAIHKAGPFLAELLGRQRVEVNVAGFPFYEVINATLAKGGRARNVIPEAFELNLNYRFAPGKSIEQAKADVHALVAGRAEVEFTDASPSGPVVAGNPLFQKLMALTGLPAASKQAWTDVARFGEWGVDAINFGPGETAQAHQANESAPIPPLADAYEKLAAFLKGAS; encoded by the coding sequence ATGGCTTCCATCGACCTCGCCACGCGGCTGGCTCGCACCACGCTCGAGCTGTGCCGCATCCCCAGTCCCATCACCCAGGAAGGGCCCATCGCCGACCATGTGGAGCGCTGGGCGCTCCAGCACTTCCCGCGGGAAGAGGTGTTCCGGGTCGGCCACACGCTGCTCCTCGGCAAGCTGGAGGATGCGCGCCCCACGGTGGCCCTCATCGGGCACCTGGACACGGTGCCCGCGCACCCCAGCGACGCGGGCCGTGAGGCGCGCATCGAGGGCGAGCGTGTCTTCGGGCTGGGCGCCTCGGACATGAAGGGCGGGTTGGCGGTGATGATGGCGCTCGCGGAGGATTTGCGCCGCGACACGCTGCCCGTGAATCTGGCCTTCCTCTTCTATGAGCGCGAAGAGGGCGCCTACGCCGAAAGCGGCCTCATTCCGCTGTACGAGAAGCGGCCGGACCTGGCGAAGGTGCGGTTCGGCATCGCCATGGAGCCCACCGACAGCGTGGTGCAGGTGGGCTGTGTCGGCTCCATGCAGGTCACCGTGCGCTTCACCGGGCGCAGCGCGCACTCCGCTCGGCCGTGGCAGGGGGAGAACGCCATCCACAAGGCGGGGCCGTTCCTCGCGGAGTTGCTCGGGCGTCAGCGCGTGGAGGTCAACGTCGCCGGCTTCCCGTTCTACGAGGTCATCAACGCCACGCTCGCCAAGGGGGGCCGCGCGCGCAACGTCATCCCCGAGGCCTTCGAGCTGAACCTCAACTACCGCTTCGCGCCGGGCAAGAGCATCGAACAGGCTAAGGCGGACGTGCACGCGCTCGTCGCCGGGCGGGCCGAGGTGGAGTTCACCGATGCGTCGCCCAGCGGCCCGGTGGTGGCGGGCAACCCGCTGTTCCAGAAGTTGATGGCCCTCACCGGCCTGCCCGCGGCCTCCAAGCAGGCCTGGACGGACGTGGCGCGCTTCGGCGAGTGGGGCGTGGATGCCATCAACTTCGGGCCCGGTGAGACGGCCCAGGCGCATCAGGCCAACGAGAGCGCGCCCATCCCGCCGCTTGCGGACGCGTATGAGAAGCTCGCGGCCTTCCTCAAGGGCGCGAGCTGA
- a CDS encoding SelT/SelW/SelH family protein translates to MADPKVTITYCTAUGYRPRAARAAAALKDELEVEAELLPGPSGSYEVAVDGKVVIRKASLAFPTDHEVVDAVAKVLGR, encoded by the coding sequence ATGGCCGACCCGAAGGTGACGATTACCTACTGTACCGCTTGAGGCTACAGGCCTCGGGCCGCCCGTGCGGCGGCCGCATTGAAGGATGAGCTGGAGGTAGAGGCGGAGCTGTTGCCGGGCCCTTCGGGAAGCTACGAGGTCGCCGTGGATGGCAAGGTCGTCATCCGGAAGGCGTCGCTCGCATTTCCCACGGACCACGAGGTGGTGGACGCGGTGGCGAAGGTGCTGGGGCGGTAG
- a CDS encoding cupin domain-containing protein has product MTARNVTMAHHLDDILPEWALGMLEAPVRASVEQHLAECARCREVADRLVSTHAALASLVVPPPAVLARLMDRMEGPGRLARFADRVAAFFDLSRERALALLDAVSDPAAWMPGPVEGSELMPVETGPAREGTMAAILRLHPGARYPRHTHHGREWNLVLEGGFREDEGHEVLPGEELEKTDGSAHGFTALTEGPACLCASVLEGVTRFEEAFADG; this is encoded by the coding sequence GTGACGGCACGGAACGTGACGATGGCGCACCATCTGGACGACATCCTGCCCGAATGGGCACTGGGGATGCTGGAGGCCCCAGTCCGGGCGTCCGTCGAGCAGCACCTCGCGGAGTGCGCGAGGTGCCGCGAGGTGGCGGACCGGCTGGTGTCCACGCACGCGGCGCTGGCGTCGCTGGTGGTGCCGCCGCCCGCGGTGCTGGCGCGGTTGATGGACCGGATGGAAGGTCCGGGGCGGCTTGCCCGCTTCGCGGACCGGGTGGCGGCCTTCTTCGACCTGTCGCGCGAGCGAGCGCTGGCGCTGCTGGACGCCGTGAGCGACCCGGCGGCGTGGATGCCCGGACCGGTGGAGGGCTCGGAGCTGATGCCGGTGGAGACGGGCCCCGCGCGCGAAGGGACGATGGCCGCCATCCTCCGGCTCCACCCGGGGGCGCGCTACCCCCGGCACACGCACCACGGCCGCGAGTGGAACCTGGTGCTGGAGGGCGGCTTCCGCGAGGATGAAGGGCACGAGGTCTTGCCCGGTGAGGAGCTGGAGAAGACGGACGGCAGCGCGCATGGCTTCACGGCGCTGACGGAAGGGCCGGCGTGTCTGTGTGCCTCCGTCCTGGAGGGCGTGACGCGCTTCGAGGAAGCGTTCGCGGACGGCTGA
- a CDS encoding 2,3,4,5-tetrahydropyridine-2,6-dicarboxylate N-succinyltransferase produces the protein MAPIEELSQRVSAAFADRTLLKDAAHVAAVRETLARLDSGELRVAEKGVDGWKVNAWVKEAILLFFAVSEMKVMEVGPFEFYDKVPLKKGLEAAGVRVVPPGTVRYGAFVEKGAVVMPGYVNIGARVGAGTMVDTWATVGSCAQVGKHVHLSGGVGLGGVLEPPSASPVIIEDGAFLGSRSIVVEGVVVEEEAVLGANVVLTASTQIIDVTGPEERVFKGRVPARSVVIPGMREKQFPAGKYMVPCALIIGQRTKSTDQKTSLNAALRDFAVAV, from the coding sequence ATGGCCCCTATCGAAGAGCTGTCCCAGAGGGTGTCCGCCGCGTTCGCGGATCGGACGTTGTTGAAGGACGCGGCCCACGTGGCCGCCGTGCGCGAGACGCTGGCGCGGTTGGACTCGGGTGAGCTCCGCGTGGCGGAGAAGGGCGTGGACGGCTGGAAGGTGAACGCCTGGGTGAAGGAGGCCATCCTCCTCTTCTTCGCCGTGTCGGAGATGAAGGTGATGGAGGTGGGGCCCTTCGAGTTCTACGACAAGGTGCCGCTGAAGAAGGGCCTGGAGGCGGCGGGCGTGCGCGTGGTGCCCCCGGGCACGGTGCGCTACGGCGCCTTCGTGGAGAAGGGCGCGGTGGTGATGCCGGGCTATGTGAACATCGGCGCGCGCGTGGGCGCGGGCACCATGGTGGACACGTGGGCCACGGTGGGCAGCTGCGCCCAGGTGGGCAAGCACGTCCACCTGTCCGGCGGCGTGGGGCTGGGCGGGGTGCTGGAGCCGCCCTCCGCGTCACCCGTCATCATCGAGGACGGTGCCTTCCTGGGCAGCCGCTCCATCGTCGTCGAGGGCGTGGTGGTGGAGGAGGAGGCGGTGCTGGGCGCCAACGTGGTGCTCACCGCGTCCACTCAAATCATCGACGTCACCGGCCCCGAGGAGCGTGTCTTCAAGGGCCGCGTCCCCGCGCGCAGCGTGGTGATTCCCGGCATGCGGGAGAAGCAGTTCCCGGCCGGCAAGTACATGGTGCCGTGCGCGCTCATCATCGGTCAGCGGACGAAGTCCACCGACCAGAAGACCAGCCTCAATGCGGCGCTGCGCGACTTCGCGGTGGCGGTGTAA
- the glpK gene encoding glycerol kinase GlpK, translating into MPKAKYVLALDQGTTGTHVSILDTKLQVVGRSYKEFTQHFPKPSWVEHDLDEIWASSEWCIARALKHAGLRGKDIAAIGITNQRETTGLWMRGSGQPLSHAIVWQDRRTAEQCRRLKEQGVEPRVREVTGLVVDPYFSGTKLTWMFDHLKGARAKAEKGDVCFGTIDTWLVYKLTGGAAHVTDVSNASRTLLMDLTTLQWSDEMRAMLSVPAACLPQIRGSAEVYGTTRGMRSLPDGIPVAGMAGDQQAALFGQACFEPGESKCTYGTGAFLLMNTGSEPVRSSAGLLTTVAWRLGGTGTTTYALEGSSFIAGAAVQWMRDGLKVIKRAPDIEALAASVKDSGDVVFVPALAGLGAPHWRPEARGLFAGIDRSTTVAHMARAVLEGIALQIHDLAEAMRRDSGRDIPVFKADGGAAANNLLMQFQADVLGVPLVRPRNLETTSLGAAFLGGLGAGIWDSPEAIRRAWKAEKTFKPKMKSDARERHLAKWKRAVERA; encoded by the coding sequence ATGCCGAAGGCGAAGTACGTCCTGGCCCTGGACCAGGGCACCACTGGAACGCACGTCTCCATCCTCGACACGAAGCTGCAGGTGGTCGGCCGCTCCTACAAGGAGTTCACCCAGCACTTCCCCAAGCCGTCCTGGGTGGAGCACGACCTGGATGAAATCTGGGCCAGCAGTGAATGGTGTATCGCCCGGGCGCTGAAGCACGCGGGCCTTCGCGGCAAGGACATCGCCGCCATCGGCATCACCAACCAGCGCGAGACGACGGGCCTGTGGATGCGCGGCAGCGGACAGCCGCTGTCCCACGCCATCGTCTGGCAGGACCGCCGCACCGCCGAGCAGTGCCGCCGGCTCAAGGAGCAGGGCGTGGAGCCGCGCGTGCGCGAGGTGACGGGGCTGGTGGTGGACCCGTACTTCTCCGGCACCAAGCTCACGTGGATGTTCGACCACCTGAAGGGCGCGCGCGCGAAGGCGGAGAAGGGCGACGTGTGCTTCGGCACCATCGACACCTGGCTCGTCTACAAGCTCACCGGCGGCGCGGCGCACGTCACCGACGTGTCGAACGCCAGCCGCACGCTGCTCATGGATTTGACGACGCTCCAGTGGAGCGACGAGATGCGCGCCATGCTGTCCGTCCCGGCCGCGTGCCTGCCGCAGATTCGCGGCTCCGCGGAGGTGTACGGCACCACGCGTGGCATGCGCAGCCTGCCGGACGGCATCCCCGTGGCGGGCATGGCGGGAGACCAGCAGGCCGCGCTCTTCGGCCAGGCGTGCTTCGAGCCCGGCGAATCCAAGTGCACCTATGGCACCGGCGCCTTCCTGCTGATGAACACCGGCTCGGAGCCGGTGCGCTCGTCGGCGGGCCTGCTCACCACCGTGGCGTGGCGGCTGGGCGGCACCGGCACCACCACGTACGCGCTGGAGGGCAGCAGCTTCATCGCCGGCGCGGCGGTGCAGTGGATGCGCGACGGGCTCAAGGTCATCAAGCGCGCGCCGGACATCGAGGCGCTGGCCGCCAGCGTGAAGGACTCCGGGGACGTCGTCTTCGTGCCCGCGCTGGCCGGACTGGGCGCGCCACACTGGCGGCCCGAGGCGCGCGGCCTCTTCGCCGGCATCGACCGCTCCACCACCGTGGCCCACATGGCGCGCGCGGTGCTGGAGGGCATCGCGCTGCAGATTCATGACCTGGCGGAGGCCATGCGCCGCGACAGCGGGCGGGACATCCCCGTGTTCAAGGCGGACGGCGGCGCGGCGGCCAACAACCTCCTCATGCAGTTCCAGGCGGACGTGCTGGGCGTGCCGCTGGTGCGCCCGCGCAACCTGGAGACGACGAGCCTGGGCGCGGCCTTCCTCGGCGGCCTGGGCGCGGGCATCTGGGACAGCCCCGAGGCCATCCGCCGCGCATGGAAGGCGGAGAAGACGTTCAAGCCGAAGATGAAGTCGGATGCCCGCGAGCGGCACCTGGCGAAGTGGAAGCGGGCCGTGGAGCGCGCGTGA